In a genomic window of Chaetodon auriga isolate fChaAug3 chromosome 1, fChaAug3.hap1, whole genome shotgun sequence:
- the gtf2a2 gene encoding transcription initiation factor IIA subunit 2 yields MAYQLYRNTTLGNSLQESLDELIQTQQITPQLALQVLLQFDKAINTALANRVRNRVNFRGSLNTYRFCDNVWTFVLNDVEFREVTDLVKVDKVKIVACDGKSESTQNKTDK; encoded by the exons ATGGCGTACCAGCTGTACAGGAACACCACGCTGGGAAACAGTCTGCAGGAGAGTCTGGACGAGCTCATACAG actcaGCAGATCACTCCTCAGCTGGCTCTTCAGGTCCTCCTTCAGTTTGATAAAGCGATCAACACGGCGCTGGCCAACCGAGTCCGCAACAGAGTCAACTTCAGG ggGTCTCTGAACACCTACAGGTTCTGTGACAACGTGTGGACGTTCGTCCTGAACGACGTGGAGTTCAGGGAGGTGACCGACCTCGTGAAGGTCGACAAGGTCAAAATAGTCGCCTGTGATGGAAAGAGCGAGTCGACCCAGAACAAAACGGATAAATG a